A DNA window from Pseudomonas resinovorans NBRC 106553 contains the following coding sequences:
- a CDS encoding VF530 family DNA-binding protein produces MSMTSKDPLHGITLEKLLIELVDHYGWDGLAKRIDIRCFKSDPSIKSSLSFLRKTPWAREKVEALFIQMRQG; encoded by the coding sequence ATGAGCATGACTTCGAAAGACCCCCTGCATGGCATCACGCTGGAAAAGCTGCTCATCGAACTGGTGGACCACTACGGCTGGGACGGGCTGGCCAAGCGCATCGATATCCGCTGCTTCAAGAGCGACCCCAGCATCAAGTCCAGCCTGAGCTTCCTGCGCAAGACGCCCTGGGCCCGGGAAAAGGTCGAAGCCCTGTTCATTCAGATGCGCCAGGGCTGA
- a CDS encoding SulP family inorganic anion transporter, with protein MKPARLRADILAGLTTSFALVPECIAFALVAHLNPLMGLYGAFIICTLTALFGGRPGMVSGAAGSMAVVIVALVVQHGVEYLLATVLLGGLIMIAFGVLRLGKLVRMVPYPVMLGFVNGLAIIIALAQLEHFKTGEEWLSGTPLYLMLGLVALTMAVVYLLPRLTRTVPPALVAILGVGLAVYLLGLPTRTLGDMAHIAGGLPALSLPEVPWTLETLKIIAPYAVLMAMVGLLETLLTLNLTDEITESRGYPDRECVALGAANIVSGAFGGMGGCAMIGQTVINLSSGGRGRLSGVVAGVMILLFVLFLSPLIERIPLAALVGVMFVVAQQTFAWGSLRVAGKVPLNDVLVIAAVTVITVFTDLATAVLCGIVIAALNFAWHHARELYADSHVEADGSKLYRLHGTLFFASSTPFLNQFDPAGDPAQVTLDCRHLSFVDYSAIAALKTLRERYAKAGKHLRVVHLSERCKKLLKRAGEQH; from the coding sequence ATGAAACCAGCCCGTCTGCGCGCCGACATCCTGGCCGGACTCACCACGTCCTTCGCCCTCGTTCCCGAATGCATCGCCTTTGCCCTGGTGGCCCACCTCAATCCGCTGATGGGCCTGTATGGCGCCTTCATCATCTGCACCCTCACGGCATTGTTCGGCGGCCGCCCCGGCATGGTGTCCGGCGCGGCGGGCTCGATGGCGGTGGTGATCGTGGCGCTGGTGGTGCAGCACGGGGTCGAGTACCTGCTGGCCACCGTTTTGCTGGGCGGGTTGATCATGATCGCCTTCGGCGTGTTGCGTCTGGGCAAGCTGGTGCGCATGGTGCCGTACCCGGTGATGCTCGGCTTCGTCAACGGCCTGGCGATCATCATCGCCCTGGCCCAGCTGGAGCATTTCAAGACCGGTGAGGAGTGGCTCAGCGGCACGCCGCTATACCTGATGCTGGGGCTGGTGGCGCTGACCATGGCCGTGGTCTACCTGCTACCGCGCCTGACCCGCACGGTGCCGCCGGCCCTGGTGGCGATCCTCGGTGTCGGCCTTGCGGTCTACCTGCTCGGCCTGCCGACCCGCACCCTTGGCGACATGGCCCACATCGCCGGCGGCCTGCCGGCCCTGTCCCTGCCGGAAGTGCCCTGGACCCTGGAAACCCTGAAGATCATCGCGCCCTACGCGGTGCTGATGGCCATGGTGGGCCTGCTGGAAACCCTGCTGACCCTCAACCTCACCGACGAGATCACCGAGAGCCGTGGCTACCCGGACCGCGAATGCGTGGCCCTGGGCGCGGCCAATATCGTCTCCGGTGCCTTCGGCGGCATGGGCGGTTGCGCCATGATCGGCCAGACCGTGATCAACCTCAGCTCCGGTGGCCGTGGCCGGCTCTCGGGCGTGGTGGCCGGGGTCATGATCCTGCTGTTCGTGCTGTTCCTCTCGCCGCTGATCGAGCGCATCCCTCTGGCCGCGCTGGTGGGCGTGATGTTCGTGGTGGCGCAGCAGACCTTCGCCTGGGGCTCGCTGCGGGTGGCCGGCAAGGTGCCGCTGAACGACGTGCTGGTAATCGCGGCGGTGACCGTGATCACCGTGTTCACCGACCTGGCAACCGCCGTGCTCTGCGGCATCGTCATCGCCGCCCTGAACTTCGCCTGGCACCACGCCCGCGAGCTCTACGCCGACAGCCATGTGGAAGCCGACGGCAGCAAGCTGTACCGGCTGCACGGCACGCTGTTCTTCGCCTCCTCCACCCCCTTCCTCAACCAGTTCGACCCGGCCGGCGACCCCGCCCAGGTAACCCTGGACTGCCGCCACCTGAGCTTCGTCGACTACTCGGCCATCGCCGCGCTGAAGACCCTGCGCGAGCGCTACGCCAAGGCCGGCAAACACCTGCGGGTGGTGCACCTTTCCGAGCGTTGCAAGAAGCTGCTCAAGCGTGCCGGGGAACAGCACTAG
- a CDS encoding LysR substrate-binding domain-containing protein: MSIRRLPPLNAVRAFEAAAQLGSYVAASRALHVTQPAIGRHVKLLEEWLGVQLFDRTSRGVELTAAGRQYHARISAALAQIADAGDELARQGTVRWLKIIAVPAFAKRWLSPKLEAVSRMRPGLKIVIEPNSSFTEVDGKSADLGIVYGMPGDYRGARAMLMQPRVFPVCSPDYLDRRGPIGRVEDLARHDLIHYDSEWWNLWFGTVGVDMQVSADVLYVSNDHVLALAEDGRGIALANEVLVREALEEGRLVRALEVEVPLESYQLLAPPGPLSADVEWFLEWISATLREEFP; encoded by the coding sequence ATGTCCATCCGCCGCTTGCCACCTCTCAATGCCGTGCGCGCCTTCGAGGCCGCGGCCCAGCTCGGCAGCTACGTCGCCGCGTCCAGGGCCCTGCACGTCACCCAGCCGGCAATCGGCCGCCATGTGAAGCTGCTGGAGGAATGGCTGGGCGTGCAGCTGTTCGACCGTACCTCCCGTGGCGTCGAACTGACCGCGGCGGGCCGCCAGTACCACGCGCGGATCAGCGCGGCCCTGGCGCAGATCGCCGATGCCGGCGACGAGCTGGCCAGGCAGGGCACGGTGCGCTGGCTGAAGATCATCGCCGTGCCGGCCTTCGCCAAGCGCTGGCTGAGCCCCAAGCTGGAGGCCGTGAGCCGCATGCGGCCGGGGCTGAAGATCGTCATCGAACCGAACTCCAGCTTCACCGAAGTGGATGGCAAGAGCGCCGACCTCGGCATCGTCTATGGCATGCCGGGGGACTACCGCGGCGCCCGCGCGATGCTGATGCAGCCCCGGGTGTTCCCGGTGTGCTCACCGGACTACCTGGACCGACGCGGCCCCATCGGACGCGTCGAAGACCTGGCCCGGCACGACCTGATCCACTACGACAGCGAATGGTGGAACCTCTGGTTCGGCACCGTCGGCGTGGACATGCAGGTCAGCGCGGATGTGCTCTACGTCAGCAACGACCATGTGCTGGCCCTGGCGGAGGACGGTCGTGGCATCGCCCTGGCCAATGAGGTGCTGGTGCGCGAGGCGCTGGAGGAGGGCCGCCTGGTAAGGGCGCTGGAGGTGGAGGTGCCGCTGGAGAGCTATCAGCTGCTGGCGCCGCCGGGACCGCTCTCGGCGGATGTGGAATGGTTCCTGGAATGGATCTCGGCCACCCTGCGGGAGGAATTCCCGTAG
- a CDS encoding VOC family protein, which produces MAIQLDHLMVPARDKLRSARMLAELLGVPWSETGIGPFAPVYLNDGLTLDFDEWGEPFPLIHFCFRVGVEDFDAILGRLQAADIPYRSAVHGPVDHQVDRSHGGAIVYWNEPDGHQWEMLTQSYARKA; this is translated from the coding sequence ATGGCCATTCAACTCGATCACCTGATGGTGCCGGCCCGCGACAAACTGCGCTCGGCCAGGATGCTGGCGGAACTGCTCGGCGTGCCCTGGTCGGAAACCGGCATCGGGCCCTTCGCGCCGGTATACCTGAACGACGGGCTGACCCTGGATTTCGATGAATGGGGCGAGCCCTTCCCGTTGATCCATTTCTGCTTCCGGGTGGGTGTCGAGGACTTCGACGCCATCCTCGGCCGTCTCCAGGCGGCGGACATTCCCTACCGCAGCGCGGTGCACGGCCCCGTCGACCACCAGGTGGACCGCAGCCACGGCGGTGCGATTGTCTACTGGAACGAGCCGGACGGGCACCAGTGGGAAATGCTCACCCAGAGCTACGCGCGCAAGGCATGA
- a CDS encoding bifunctional 2-polyprenyl-6-hydroxyphenol methylase/3-demethylubiquinol 3-O-methyltransferase UbiG — MSDYLRQNKANWDQRAPLHAASRGYGAEAFVSDPAYLSDVVRFDLPRLGGIAGLRGVHLQCHIGTDTLSLARLGARMSGLDFSPASLEQARLLAQRCGAEISYVESDLYAADQVLPAGAFDFVYTGIGALIWLPRIDDWARVVAALLKPGGRLFIREGHPMLLAVNEAREDGLVIEYPYFECAEPVAWDDDRTYVDTDTPLTATRTYEWNHGLGEIVSALFRHGLQLSALEEHDSLPWEALPGRMVVDGAGEWRLAKDRWRLPLSYTLQAVKRA, encoded by the coding sequence ATGAGTGATTACCTGCGCCAGAACAAGGCCAACTGGGACCAGCGCGCCCCCCTGCATGCGGCCTCCCGTGGCTACGGCGCCGAAGCCTTCGTCAGCGATCCCGCGTACCTCTCGGATGTGGTGCGTTTCGACCTGCCGCGCCTGGGCGGCATCGCTGGCCTGCGGGGCGTGCACCTGCAATGCCACATCGGCACCGACACCTTGTCCCTCGCCCGTCTTGGCGCGCGGATGAGCGGCCTCGATTTCTCGCCGGCATCGCTGGAGCAGGCGCGTTTGCTGGCGCAGCGCTGCGGGGCGGAGATCAGCTACGTGGAATCGGACCTGTACGCCGCCGACCAGGTGCTGCCGGCCGGCGCCTTCGACTTCGTCTACACCGGCATCGGCGCGCTCATCTGGCTACCGCGCATCGACGACTGGGCCCGGGTGGTTGCCGCCTTGCTGAAGCCGGGAGGGCGGCTGTTCATTCGCGAAGGGCACCCGATGCTCCTGGCGGTGAACGAGGCGCGGGAAGATGGCCTGGTGATCGAGTACCCCTATTTCGAATGCGCCGAGCCCGTGGCCTGGGATGACGACCGCACCTACGTGGACACCGATACGCCACTGACCGCCACCCGCACCTATGAGTGGAACCATGGCCTGGGTGAGATCGTTTCGGCGTTGTTCCGACATGGCCTGCAACTCAGCGCCCTGGAGGAGCACGACAGCCTGCCCTGGGAAGCCTTGCCGGGGCGAATGGTGGTGGACGGGGCAGGGGAGTGGCGCCTGGCGAAGGACCGCTGGCGGTTGCCGCTGAGCTACACCTTGCAGGCGGTGAAGCGGGCCTAG
- a CDS encoding AI-2E family transporter: MGDKRVIALTGARELLDVLIRAALVAVLVVSCFEIFRPFMNVMLWAVILAITLYPLNQRLAAMLGGRSGRAATLLVVVGLAGLITPLGFLGASIAESVQNSMHSVQGHSLEIPPPPVSVQEWPVVGEPLFRIWTHASSDLGWVWQQVSPHVKDVSKTVLTQLAGVGAGVLVFIFALLIAGLIMANGEGGKGTAVAIATRISGPERGPELAELCTATIRAVAQGVVGIAFIQMLLIGVGLVVKGVPAAGLLALAVLILGIMQLPVALVTIPVIIYVFAQEGVGAVTIAFAVWTFIAGLSDNVLKPMLLGRGVAVPMPVVLIGALGGMVTNGIIGLFIGPVILAVGYELFMSWVRQPLAADSPEARAETAAIEATGEAEAVQT; this comes from the coding sequence ATGGGCGATAAACGGGTGATCGCGCTCACGGGGGCGAGAGAACTGCTGGATGTGTTGATTCGCGCGGCCCTGGTGGCCGTGCTGGTGGTGTCGTGCTTCGAGATTTTTCGGCCCTTCATGAACGTGATGCTCTGGGCGGTGATCCTGGCCATCACCCTTTACCCGCTGAACCAGCGGCTGGCGGCCATGCTGGGTGGGCGTTCGGGTAGGGCGGCGACCTTGCTGGTGGTGGTGGGACTGGCCGGGCTGATCACGCCGCTCGGCTTTCTCGGCGCGTCCATTGCCGAGTCGGTGCAGAACAGCATGCACAGTGTCCAGGGCCACAGCCTGGAGATCCCGCCGCCACCGGTGAGCGTGCAGGAGTGGCCGGTGGTGGGTGAACCGCTGTTCCGCATCTGGACCCACGCGTCCAGCGACCTGGGCTGGGTCTGGCAGCAGGTGTCGCCCCACGTCAAGGACGTGAGCAAGACGGTGCTGACGCAACTGGCCGGGGTGGGTGCCGGGGTGCTGGTGTTCATCTTCGCGCTGCTGATCGCCGGACTGATCATGGCCAATGGCGAGGGCGGCAAAGGCACGGCCGTGGCTATTGCCACGCGCATTTCCGGCCCCGAGCGTGGCCCGGAGCTGGCCGAGCTGTGCACCGCCACCATCCGCGCGGTGGCCCAGGGCGTGGTGGGCATCGCGTTCATCCAGATGCTGCTGATCGGCGTGGGCCTGGTGGTCAAGGGCGTGCCCGCCGCCGGGTTGCTGGCGCTGGCGGTGCTGATCCTCGGCATCATGCAGCTGCCGGTGGCCCTGGTGACCATTCCGGTGATCATCTACGTGTTCGCCCAGGAGGGTGTCGGCGCGGTCACCATCGCCTTCGCCGTCTGGACCTTCATCGCCGGGCTGTCCGACAACGTGCTGAAACCGATGCTGCTCGGCCGTGGCGTGGCGGTGCCGATGCCGGTGGTGCTGATCGGCGCCCTGGGCGGCATGGTCACCAACGGCATCATCGGCTTGTTCATCGGCCCGGTGATTCTCGCGGTGGGCTATGAACTCTTCATGTCCTGGGTACGCCAGCCGCTGGCGGCCGACAGCCCGGAGGCCAGGGCGGAGACGGCGGCGATAGAGGCGACTGGCGAAGCGGAGGCGGTGCAGACCTGA
- a CDS encoding alpha/beta hydrolase: MTKPKALALALAATTSLFTLGSQAANPQPSVVIVHGAFADGSDWAKVVPLLQDKGIKVTVVQNPLTSLADDVAATQRVLNNQDGEVVLVGHSWGGTVISQAGTDKKVRSLVYVAAFAPDAGQNTKTSQAGFPTPPGVSQIAADKNGFLYMTPQGMATDFAQDLSRQQTAVMTATQGPIRAAAFDDKTSAAAWQAKPSWYIVSSQDRMIQPDLQRAFAKKIGAHTRELDASHVPQQSRPAEVAKVIIDAVQGDN, translated from the coding sequence ATGACCAAACCCAAGGCCCTCGCCCTGGCCCTCGCCGCGACCACCTCGCTCTTCACCCTCGGCAGCCAGGCGGCGAACCCGCAACCTTCCGTGGTGATAGTCCACGGCGCCTTCGCCGACGGCTCCGACTGGGCCAAGGTGGTGCCGCTGCTGCAGGACAAGGGCATCAAGGTGACCGTGGTGCAGAACCCGCTCACCTCCCTGGCCGACGACGTGGCCGCCACCCAGCGCGTGCTGAACAACCAGGATGGCGAGGTAGTGCTGGTGGGGCACTCCTGGGGCGGCACGGTAATCAGCCAGGCCGGCACTGACAAGAAGGTCCGCAGCCTGGTCTATGTCGCCGCCTTCGCTCCCGACGCCGGGCAGAACACCAAGACTAGCCAGGCTGGCTTCCCCACCCCGCCCGGCGTGAGCCAGATCGCCGCCGACAAGAACGGCTTCCTCTACATGACGCCCCAGGGCATGGCCACCGACTTCGCCCAGGACCTGTCCCGCCAGCAGACTGCCGTGATGACCGCGACCCAGGGTCCGATCCGCGCCGCGGCCTTCGACGACAAGACCAGCGCCGCCGCCTGGCAGGCCAAGCCGTCCTGGTACATCGTGAGCAGCCAGGACCGCATGATCCAGCCCGACCTGCAGCGCGCCTTCGCCAAGAAGATCGGCGCCCACACCCGCGAGCTGGACGCCAGCCACGTGCCGCAGCAGTCGCGCCCGGCCGAGGTGGCCAAGGTGATCATCGACGCGGTTCAGGGCGACAACTGA
- a CDS encoding thioredoxin family protein translates to MATYDELFAIGESFEAFVAHGLPVEIEAVRAVQRKLAEPGAISQGTWQRLQALEGSYQLLVAGEMWCPDCQINIAVMDHLRRAQPRIALAIITKGRAEDELKERLGLERIPIPLVAVLDADFQLAGRFVERPRDVIEGGDALKPAYRAGDYLDSTARDLLAIFEAAR, encoded by the coding sequence ATGGCCACTTACGACGAACTCTTCGCCATCGGTGAAAGCTTCGAGGCTTTCGTCGCCCACGGGCTGCCGGTGGAAATCGAGGCGGTGCGGGCCGTGCAGCGCAAGCTGGCCGAGCCCGGCGCGATCAGCCAAGGCACCTGGCAACGCCTGCAAGCCCTGGAGGGCAGCTACCAATTGCTGGTGGCGGGCGAAATGTGGTGCCCGGACTGCCAGATCAACATTGCCGTCATGGATCACCTGCGGCGCGCGCAGCCGCGCATCGCGCTGGCGATCATCACCAAGGGCCGTGCCGAGGATGAGCTGAAGGAGCGCCTGGGCCTGGAGCGCATCCCGATTCCGCTGGTGGCGGTGCTGGACGCCGACTTCCAGCTGGCGGGCCGGTTCGTCGAGCGGCCCCGGGACGTGATCGAGGGTGGCGATGCCTTGAAACCGGCCTATCGCGCGGGGGACTACCTGGACAGCACCGCGCGGGATCTGCTGGCGATCTTCGAAGCGGCCCGCTAG
- a CDS encoding sulfite exporter TauE/SafE family protein — protein MSFTELFLLGIPAVLLTGISKGGFGGALGGIAVPLLALMMPPTQAAAIMLPILCMADITGLRRFYGKWDLANLKIMLPGALLGVLIGTLSFGLLSERMIGLMIGGIAIAFFLLNVLNAAAKQAPSSPRLGKGTLLSGIAGFTSFVAHAGGPPIMMYLLPQQMDKVRYVATVNCFFLLTNAIKLVPYALLGQFSASSLTASLALAPIVVIGVWLGIWLQGRVNHTWFYRIAWAGLLVTGVQLIVQNL, from the coding sequence ATGTCGTTTACCGAGCTGTTTCTCCTGGGCATTCCCGCCGTCCTGCTCACGGGCATTTCCAAGGGGGGCTTCGGTGGCGCCCTGGGCGGTATCGCGGTGCCATTGCTGGCGCTGATGATGCCGCCCACCCAGGCGGCGGCCATCATGCTGCCGATCCTCTGCATGGCCGATATCACCGGGCTGCGCCGTTTCTACGGCAAGTGGGACCTGGCCAACCTGAAGATCATGCTGCCCGGCGCGCTGCTGGGCGTGCTGATCGGCACCCTGAGCTTCGGCCTGCTCAGCGAGCGAATGATCGGCCTGATGATCGGCGGCATCGCCATCGCCTTCTTCCTGCTCAACGTGCTCAACGCCGCCGCCAAGCAGGCGCCCAGCAGCCCCAGGCTGGGCAAGGGCACGCTGCTGTCGGGCATCGCCGGCTTCACCAGTTTCGTCGCCCATGCCGGCGGGCCACCCATCATGATGTACCTGCTGCCGCAGCAGATGGACAAGGTGCGCTACGTCGCCACGGTCAACTGCTTCTTCCTGCTGACCAACGCCATCAAGCTGGTGCCCTATGCGCTGCTCGGGCAGTTCAGCGCCAGCAGCCTGACCGCCAGTCTGGCGCTGGCGCCCATCGTGGTGATCGGGGTGTGGCTGGGTATCTGGCTGCAGGGGCGGGTCAACCATACCTGGTTCTACCGCATCGCCTGGGCCGGGCTGCTGGTGACCGGCGTGCAGTTGATCGTGCAGAACCTGTAG
- a CDS encoding HAMP domain-containing sensor histidine kinase, protein MDVAAILGKRELEAGNGGMAPAGQFNLLRWFSLLSLVIIGTVAIGIGTVSTRFLVSESLERDAMLSAQFIQTLALGEMRHHGLEGMDMGDVLVPHHYGMLTKDAAASRERARSEFLDHLSHVPDSLLATIFSPDRKVIWSTNPELVGQQIDDDEALDEAFESGGRISAEYQDVEEGRVEQKFLRPPKMFFIENYIPLTDEQGQVKAMVEIYKEPVDLIDRVNRGYRMIWLATVIGGLLMYFGLYWIVRRASRLLAAQQAQLVANSTYVGLGEMSSAVAHSLRNPLASIRSSAELAQEMEGPQARKCIDDIITQVDRMSAWVRDLLLCLRPLQGDSEKVEPMEAVRASLANFDQQLARSNIQVVCSDAEAPAVVSHQLLLAQVLNSVIANAIEAMPGGGCLSITATPDAGGQWLHLAIEDTGKGMSRQQEMMAFKSFYTTKQGGLGIGLIMVKQIMERFGGKASLSSREHQGTRVCLSFKVAAQDS, encoded by the coding sequence ATGGACGTGGCGGCAATCCTGGGCAAGCGGGAGTTGGAGGCGGGGAATGGGGGCATGGCGCCGGCGGGGCAGTTCAACCTGTTGCGCTGGTTCTCACTGCTCAGCCTGGTCATCATCGGGACCGTGGCCATCGGCATAGGCACGGTGTCCACGCGCTTTCTGGTGAGCGAGAGCCTGGAGCGCGATGCCATGCTCTCGGCGCAGTTCATCCAGACCCTGGCCCTGGGCGAGATGCGCCACCACGGCCTGGAAGGCATGGACATGGGCGACGTGCTGGTGCCCCATCACTACGGCATGCTCACCAAGGATGCGGCGGCGAGCCGCGAGCGCGCTCGATCGGAGTTCCTCGACCACCTTTCCCATGTGCCGGACTCCCTGCTGGCCACCATCTTTTCCCCGGACCGCAAGGTGATCTGGTCCACCAACCCCGAGCTGGTGGGGCAGCAGATCGACGACGACGAGGCGTTGGACGAGGCCTTCGAGTCCGGCGGTCGGATTTCCGCCGAGTACCAGGACGTGGAGGAGGGCCGGGTGGAGCAGAAGTTCCTCCGCCCACCGAAGATGTTCTTCATCGAGAACTACATCCCGCTCACCGACGAACAGGGCCAGGTCAAGGCCATGGTGGAGATCTACAAGGAGCCGGTGGACCTGATCGACCGGGTCAACCGCGGCTACCGGATGATCTGGCTGGCCACCGTGATCGGCGGTCTGCTGATGTACTTCGGCCTGTACTGGATAGTGCGGCGCGCATCGAGGCTGCTGGCGGCGCAGCAGGCGCAACTGGTGGCCAACAGCACCTATGTGGGGTTGGGGGAAATGTCCTCGGCCGTGGCCCACAGCCTGCGCAACCCGCTGGCGTCGATCCGTTCCAGTGCCGAGCTGGCGCAGGAAATGGAGGGGCCGCAGGCGCGCAAGTGCATCGACGACATCATCACCCAGGTCGACCGCATGTCCGCCTGGGTGCGCGACCTGCTGCTCTGCCTGCGCCCCCTGCAGGGCGACTCGGAGAAGGTCGAACCCATGGAAGCGGTGCGCGCCAGCCTGGCCAACTTCGACCAGCAGCTGGCCAGGTCGAACATCCAGGTGGTGTGCAGCGACGCCGAGGCGCCCGCCGTGGTCAGCCATCAGCTGCTGCTGGCGCAGGTGCTCAACAGCGTGATCGCCAATGCCATCGAGGCCATGCCCGGGGGTGGCTGCCTGAGCATCACGGCAACGCCCGACGCCGGCGGCCAATGGCTGCACCTGGCCATCGAGGACACCGGCAAGGGCATGTCGCGGCAGCAGGAAATGATGGCCTTCAAGTCCTTCTACACCACCAAGCAGGGCGGGCTGGGCATCGGCCTGATCATGGTCAAGCAGATCATGGAACGCTTCGGCGGCAAGGCCAGCCTGAGCAGCCGCGAGCACCAGGGCACCCGCGTGTGCCTGAGCTTCAAGGTGGCGGCGCAGGATTCGTAG
- a CDS encoding DUF2892 domain-containing protein: MDNQWQIIGPAYEQNVHGWERAGSIVSGLLMAQRGLRRGGLRGVLNIGLGSALLLRGLTGHCYAKEILHDRREALLRLRADLERLQNAVDKLAREKAPKA; this comes from the coding sequence ATGGACAACCAATGGCAGATCATCGGCCCGGCCTACGAACAGAACGTTCACGGCTGGGAGCGCGCGGGCTCCATCGTCAGCGGCCTGCTGATGGCCCAGCGCGGATTGCGTCGTGGCGGGCTGCGGGGCGTGCTGAATATCGGCCTGGGCAGCGCCCTGCTGCTGCGCGGCTTGACCGGCCACTGCTACGCCAAGGAAATACTGCACGACCGCCGCGAGGCACTGCTGCGTCTGCGCGCCGATCTCGAGCGCCTGCAGAACGCGGTGGACAAGCTGGCGCGGGAAAAGGCCCCGAAGGCCTGA
- a CDS encoding NIPSNAP family protein, translated as MVTCYLNYVLDPYKLKEFEHYAKLWIPLVEKFGGQHHGYFLPSEGANNIALALFSFPSLAEYERYRQDSMKDPACIKAFQYAEETRCIISYERSFFRPVFGAAS; from the coding sequence ATGGTCACCTGCTACCTGAACTACGTCCTCGATCCCTACAAGCTCAAGGAGTTCGAACACTACGCCAAGCTCTGGATTCCCCTGGTGGAGAAGTTCGGCGGCCAGCACCACGGCTACTTCCTGCCGTCCGAAGGCGCCAACAACATCGCCCTGGCCCTGTTCAGCTTCCCCAGCCTCGCCGAGTACGAGCGCTACCGCCAGGACTCGATGAAGGACCCCGCCTGCATCAAAGCCTTCCAGTACGCGGAAGAGACCCGTTGCATCATCAGCTACGAGCGCAGCTTCTTCCGCCCGGTATTCGGCGCGGCCAGCTGA
- a CDS encoding MliC family protein: MITAKGLILALSATSPLAMADEGPSFDCAKAQGVEKQVCQSAELSAMDRRLAEVYKKSLAATDAATQKRLRAEQRGWLKARDECWKASDQNQCLTLSYQMRLVELQIESGAVVAPKPVEFVCGDNRKPFTAVFYNDLEPNAAVLTFAGDQSIAIIQRAASGAHYSNDGVDFWEHQGEAKVAWYGTQMTCKVAS; this comes from the coding sequence ATGATAACCGCGAAAGGACTAATTCTGGCGCTCAGCGCCACCAGCCCGCTGGCCATGGCCGATGAAGGCCCGTCCTTCGATTGCGCCAAGGCCCAGGGGGTCGAGAAGCAGGTGTGCCAGAGCGCCGAGTTGAGCGCCATGGACCGGCGCTTGGCGGAGGTCTACAAGAAGTCCCTGGCGGCCACCGACGCGGCCACCCAGAAGCGCCTGCGCGCCGAGCAGCGCGGCTGGCTCAAGGCCCGCGACGAGTGCTGGAAGGCCAGCGACCAGAACCAGTGCCTGACCCTGAGCTACCAGATGCGGCTGGTGGAATTGCAGATCGAGTCCGGCGCGGTGGTGGCGCCCAAGCCCGTGGAGTTCGTCTGCGGCGATAACCGCAAGCCGTTCACCGCGGTCTTCTACAACGACCTCGAACCCAACGCGGCGGTGCTCACCTTTGCCGGCGACCAGTCGATCGCGATCATCCAGCGCGCCGCCAGCGGCGCCCACTACAGCAACGATGGCGTGGACTTCTGGGAACACCAGGGCGAGGCCAAGGTGGCCTGGTACGGCACCCAGATGACCTGCAAGGTGGCGAGCTGA
- a CDS encoding rRNA pseudouridine synthase: MTDPIRLSKRLIELTGCSRREAELYIEGGWVTVDGEVVEQAQFKVADGQVVALLPGATPDAHEPMTLLLNQPAGLDFDAAQRLLSPDSRWPDDRAQVRLLRSHFARLTTTLALQPDASGLLVLTQDWRTLRKLNEDASKLEQEYVVEVSGEMAPNGLERLKRGLGDLPPVKASWQNETHLRFALKNPRPGVIKAFCKAVGLHVKSMKRIRIGGVPIGKVPAGQWRYLGQAERF, translated from the coding sequence ATGACCGACCCCATCCGCTTGTCCAAACGCCTTATCGAACTCACCGGCTGCTCGCGCCGGGAAGCGGAGCTCTACATCGAGGGCGGCTGGGTGACGGTCGATGGCGAAGTGGTCGAACAAGCCCAGTTCAAGGTGGCCGACGGCCAGGTCGTGGCGCTGCTGCCAGGTGCCACGCCGGACGCCCATGAGCCCATGACGCTGCTGTTGAACCAGCCGGCCGGCCTGGACTTCGACGCCGCCCAACGCCTGCTCAGCCCGGACAGCCGCTGGCCGGACGACCGCGCCCAGGTACGCCTGCTCCGGAGCCATTTCGCCCGCCTGACCACCACCTTGGCGCTGCAGCCCGATGCCAGCGGCCTGCTGGTCCTCACCCAGGACTGGCGCACCCTGCGCAAGCTCAACGAGGACGCCAGCAAGCTGGAGCAGGAATACGTGGTGGAGGTGTCCGGCGAGATGGCGCCCAATGGCCTGGAACGCCTCAAGCGCGGCCTCGGCGACCTGCCGCCGGTGAAAGCCAGCTGGCAGAACGAGACCCACCTGCGCTTCGCCCTGAAAAACCCCCGCCCCGGGGTGATCAAGGCCTTCTGCAAGGCCGTGGGCCTCCATGTGAAGAGCATGAAGCGCATCCGCATCGGCGGCGTACCCATCGGCAAGGTGCCGGCCGGGCAGTGGCGCTACCTGGGGCAGGCGGAGCGCTTCTGA